In the genome of Cercospora beticola chromosome 2, complete sequence, one region contains:
- a CDS encoding uncharacterized protein (antiSMASH:Cluster_9), with protein sequence MASKVLSHVDIATNRFAVLATYRHLLRATGIAFNGDAHMLRSSRAFARSEFRNGAKLPADSVEAAQGVEHAQGVTQILRENVVQGRRVGDVGEKYKLNIHEHTQRLDNDTAGKLKGTTKSFKEVKNASLL encoded by the exons atggccTCCAAAGTGCTCTCCCACGTCGATATCGCCACGAATCGCTTCGCTGTCCTCGCCACATACCGCCATCTCCTCCGCGCAACGGGGATAGCATTCAACG GCGACGCTCACATGCTCCGCTCTTCCCGTGCTTTTGCTCGAAGTGAGTTCCGCAACGGCGCAAAACTTCCTGCCGACAGTGTCGAGGCAGCACAAGGCGTAGAACATGCACAGGGTGTCACGCAAATCCTGAGGGAAAATGTTGTGCAAGGGAGACGAGTGGGAGATGTTGGCGAGAAATACAAGTTGAATATCCATGAGCATACGCAGAGGCTGGATAATGATACTGCTGGAAAGTTGAAGGGTACTACTAAGAGCTTCAAGGAGGTGAAAAACGCAAGTTTGCTATGA
- a CDS encoding uncharacterized protein (BUSCO:EOG092643S6) encodes MVREDLVEGAISFLQDPSVASAPLEQRVAFLRSKNLTQEEIDTSLARVGQSPPPGTASQPPAQYRQPQYNNYNGGYAQQPYGGWQQPPPEPPRRDWRDYFIAATVASGIGYGLYWTAKRYVYPLIAPPTPPQLEQDKKSVDEAFEKTFQLLEQLSADTEELKNAEAQRKERLDAALSEVESVISRMKLANDEREQEAKRNARELNELRDLIPRAIEKERQAQEERLKELGTEMKSLKTLVQNRMRDGGAAPSRTTPSFPGSQGHSGQVLGSGTQVNGTSSAPAVQEPATNGTNGVSSPAMETKSSSPYTSAATPSTSSNPYQSRLLGNSGGKAAIPAWQLAAKKKSEDAKAAAAEGASSTPNVQESGTVQDAVDGSS; translated from the exons ATGGTCCGCGAGGACCTGGTTGAAGGAGCCATTTCCT TCCTCCAAGACCCCTCCGTCGCTTCGGCTCCTCTGGAACAACGCGTCGCTTTTCTACGCTCCAAGAACTTGACACAAGAAGAGATCGATACTTCACTCGCGCGCGTCGGTCAATCGCCCCCGCCTGGCACGGCCTCGCAGCCTCCCGCCCAGTACCGCCAACCACAATATAACAACTACAATGGTGGCTATGCACAACAACCATATGGAGGCTGGCAACAACCTCCTCCCGAGCCTCCGAGGCGAGATTGGAGGGACTACTTTATTGCTGCTACTGTTGCTTCTGGCATAGGGTACGGATTGTACTGGACGGCAAAGCGATATGTTTATCCACTTATCGCGCCCCCAACGCCGCCTCAACTTGAGCAGGACAAGAAGAGCGTGGATGAGGCGTTCGAGAAGACCTTCCAACTTCTGGAGCAACTGTCTGCCGATACGGAAGAGCTGAAGAACGCCGAGGCGCAGCGGAAGGAGAGATTGGATGCTGCCCTGTCCGAAGTGGAGAGCGTGATTTCTCGAATGAAGCTGGCGAATGACGAACGGGAACAAGAAGCAAAGAGGAATGCACGAGAGTTGAACGAGTTGCGAGATTTGATACCACGGGCCATTGAGAAAGAGAGGCAGGCGCAGGAAGAGAGGCTAAAAGAGCTCGGCACAGAAATGAAGAGTCTGAAGACATTGGTGCAGAATCGCATGCGTGATGGTGGAGCTGCACCAAGCAGGACGACACCCAGCTTTCCCGGCTCTCAGGGACACAGCGGACAAGTTCTGGGCTCCGGCACGCAAGTGAACGGCACTTCTTCCGCTCCTGCCGTACAAGAACCTGCGACAAATGGCACAAACGGCGTTTCTTCACCTGCAATGGAGACAAAGTCGTCGTCTCCATATACTAGCGCAGCCACACCATCGACAAGCTCGAACCCTTACCAGTCACGCTTGCTTGGAAATAGTGGTGGCAAGGCTGCCATTCCCGCATGGCAACTAgctgcaaagaagaagtcggaAGATGCAAAAGCGGCGGCCGCCGAGGGAGCGTCCAGTACTCCTAACGTTCAGGAGAGTGGCACTGTGCAGGATGCGGTTGACGGATCATCGTAA
- a CDS encoding uncharacterized protein (BUSCO:EOG092619RJ) produces the protein MDSTRRTTMSQEPGVFSVRRPRESLAPVSHNVSAIPMLASAMKRSNSQSNYHNAPATATHHRSTSGSRMSLAPGRPAQPMFQRSSSGDNLAGMGGFSTVQRPSTQNFFASTGGRKSFAPVTSTPANPIQFEASTQRRSSVYSARPSAGFGPQGHQSFFATAPPTNGIPTDPRRLRDSQTRQAMGQELMEFLTQRNFELEMKHNLTHKTMTSPTQKDFNLMFQFLYHQIDPAYRFQKNIDAEVPPLLKQMRYPFEKNISKSQLAAVGGNNWSTFLGLLHWMMLLAKMMEQYSMGMWDDACIEAGFDVSADRITFDFLSNAYREWLSIEDDDDEEEEAKRRIQPHIEAMAMKFEQANAANLEQVKELEAESKRLQEQIDELSKSAPRLAKLDETIKILEEDKQKFEQYNASMDAKVEKYSHRADLLQQEIERCEAEMAEAEAERADLQQKVDDQGLTVQDIDRMNTERERLIKGVEATQTRLEEAKERTGKKEVETGSKLDDLESAVQKYNSLGYQIGIIPSTAHNANGIDYELRLRVNSGPDFSSSTSADAANDRLLQDPNNGYAPHLLLPTPDLKQIKLSLQQLRKTISERRNASLEEDMAKIDILDKTREALEDKHSELETLKHRVSGAQEEFEKMREISSAAAMHSEAQIEKMEKELNKVRVGLGESVQLMEQREMGVNLEYEQLTFRAAELREELHTELERILKTVVDFKIHIQTSLESYEEFVAEEVEREYEEMEGVLNAKGEDTITLGVDDEMEE, from the exons ATGGACTCGACACGACGAACGACCATGTCGCAGGAACCAGGCGTCTTTTCTGTGCGCCGACCACGAGAG AGTCTCGCGCCCGTCTCACACAATGTATCCGCCATACCGATGCTCGCCTCAGCGATGAAGCGATCCAACAGCCAGTCCAACTACCACAATGCGCCCGCGACGGCGACACATCACCGGTCAACGTCGGGAAGTAGAATGTCCCTTGCGCCTGGCCGGCCGGCGCAACCCATGTTCCAGCGCTCTTCATCAGGCGACAATCTGGCAGGAATGGGCGGCTTCAGCACCGTCCAGCGACCGAGCACACAGAACTTCTTTGCGAGCACGGGTGGGAGGAAGAGCTTTGCGCCCGTCACTTCGACACCTGCAAACCCCATCCAATTCGAGGCGAGCACCCAACGGAGAAGTTCTGTATACAGCGCGCGACCCTCAGCTGGATTTGGACCTCAAGGGCATCAGTCGTTCTTCGCGACTGCTCCTCCGACGAATGGCATTCCCACCGACCCACGACGATTGCGCGATTCACAGACGAGGCAAGCGATGGGCCAGGAGCTTATGGAATTCCTCACCCAGCGCAACTTTGAGCTGGAGATGAAGCACAACCTTACCCACAAGACCATGACTTCACCGACACAGAAAGACTTCAATCTGATGTTCCAGTTCTTGTACCATCAGATCGACCCGGCATACCGCTTCCAAAAGAACATAGATGCCGAAGTGCCTCCTTTGCTCAAGCAAATGCGCTATCCGTTCGAGAAAAACATCAGCAAAAGCCAGCTTGCTGCGGTGGGAGGTAACAATTGGAGCACGTTCCTGGGACTGCTGCACTGGATGATGTTGCTTGCGAAGATGATGGAGCAATATAGCATGGGCATGTGGGATGACGCGTGTATCGAGGCTGGCTTCGACGTGTCCGCGGACCGCATCACATTCGACTTTCTGTCTAACGCGTATCGAGAATGGCTGTcgatcgaagacgacgatgatgaggaagaagaggcgaagaggagaattCAGCCACACATCGAAGCCATGGCCATGAAATTTGAACAAGCGAATGCAGCGAACTTGGAGCAAGTAAAAGAGCTGGAGGCAGAGTCTAAGAGACTGCAAGAGCAGATCGACGAGCTGAGCAAGTCCGCCCCTCGGCTGGCCAAACTGGATGAGACGATCAAGATCCTGGAAGAAGACAAGCAGAAGTTCGAACAGTACAATGCAAGCATGGACGCGAAGGTGGAAAAATACTCGCATCGCGCAGATCTATTACAGCAGGAAATCGAGAGGTGTGAAGCAGAAAtggcagaggcagaagctGAGCGCGCAGATCTGCAACAGAAGGTTGACGATCAAGGACTCACTGTACAGGACATTGATCGCATGAATACCGAACGAGAACGACTGATAAAGGGCGTCGAGGCCACACAAACGCGTTTGGAAGAGGCAAAGGAACGGACCGGCAAGAAGGAAGTTGAGACAGGGTCAAAGCTGGATGATCTAGAGAGCGCAGTGCAAAAGTACAACTCTCTGGGCTATCAGATCGGGATCATTCCCTCCACAGCACACAACGCCAATGGGATCGACTACGAACTGCGCCTGCGCGTCAACTCTGGACCAGACTTCTCCTCATCCACCAGCGCTGATGCAGCGAACGATCGACTATTGCAAGACCCCAACAACGGATACGCTCcccatcttctgcttcctaCTCCGGACCTAAAACAGATCAAATTGTCTCTCCAGCAACTCCGCAAAACTATTTCCGAACGTCGGAATGCCAGTCTGGAAGAAGACATGGCCAAGATCGACATTCTAGATAAGACTCGCGAAGCTCTTGAAGACAAGCATTCCGAACTCGAAACGCTCAAACACCGCGTTAGTGGCGCGCAGGAAGAATTCGAAAAGATGCGCGAAATCTCCtcagctgctgccatgcaCTCCGAAGCTCAaatcgagaagatggagaaagAACTCAACAAAGTCCGAGTTGGGCTGGGCGAAAGCGTGCAACTTATGGAGCAGAGAGAAATGGGCGTGAATTTGGAGTATGAGCAATTAACGTTCCGGGCTGCAGAATTGCGAGAAGAATTGCACACAGAACTAGAGAGGATTCTGAAAACAGTGGTGGACTTCAAGATCCACATTCAGACGAGTTTGGAGAGTTATGAGGAGTTTGTCGCTGAAGAGGTGGAGAGAGAGTATGAAGAGATGGAGGGCGTCTTGAATGCCAAGGGAGAGGATACCATTACATTAGGGGTCGAcgatgagatggaggagtAA